In a single window of the Sulfurimonas sp. hsl 1-7 genome:
- a CDS encoding pyrroline-5-carboxylate reductase: protein MKTITFIGNGNMALSIAQGLKDTYKIEVVGRDLTKLEKFEKDLGITAEKSLLKDFNIEDKTIILCVKPYNIEEVSQQLKGKARVIYSVLAGSTVEKLKNNFATQAVVRTMPNLAASVHHSMTTLTGDETFKDEAIEIFSAIGPTVWLGSEKELDIATALAGSGPAYLALIAEALTDGAVKQGLKRDDAMAIMRGLFGGFGKLIQDIHPALLKDGVMSPGGTTAAGYGALEKGNVRNACIDAIETAYKRATELS, encoded by the coding sequence ATGAAAACAATAACTTTTATTGGTAACGGAAATATGGCACTTAGCATTGCCCAAGGCTTAAAGGATACATATAAAATAGAAGTTGTTGGAAGAGATCTTACAAAATTAGAAAAGTTTGAAAAAGATTTAGGTATTACAGCAGAAAAATCATTACTTAAAGATTTTAATATTGAAGATAAAACTATTATTCTTTGTGTTAAACCGTACAATATCGAAGAGGTGTCTCAACAGCTAAAAGGGAAAGCTAGAGTTATATACTCTGTATTAGCGGGAAGTACTGTAGAGAAACTAAAAAACAATTTTGCAACACAGGCAGTTGTAAGAACTATGCCGAATTTGGCAGCTTCTGTGCACCACTCTATGACAACTTTAACAGGTGATGAAACATTTAAAGATGAAGCGATAGAGATCTTTAGCGCAATCGGACCGACTGTATGGCTTGGAAGTGAAAAAGAGCTTGATATCGCAACAGCCTTAGCGGGAAGCGGTCCTGCATATTTAGCGCTTATTGCTGAAGCACTTACTGACGGAGCAGTAAAACAAGGACTTAAGCGTGATGATGCAATGGCAATTATGAGAGGACTTTTCGGCGGTTTTGGAAAACTGATCCAAGATATCCACCCTGCACTACTTAAAGACGGCGTAATGAGCCCGGGCGGTACTACTGCTGCAGGATACGGAGCACTTGAAAAAGGCAATGTCAGAAATGCCTGTATAGACGCTATTGAAACTGCCTATAAACGTGCAACAGAATTATCTTGA
- a CDS encoding glutamate-5-semialdehyde dehydrogenase, which translates to MEQFLKNAKNGSRVLNTLSGKEKNRILREMAEALRANTMSLIEANAIDMANGKENDLSSALMDRLFLDEKRIDAMAIAVEEIAALKEPTGRVLEGWVTEDGLKIEKVSIPIGVIGIIYESRPNVTSDTAALCFKSSNVCVLKGGKEAENSNQAIAKVLQAVLEKNNLPKELISLLPDSSREGVAKLIKMDKYVDLIIPRGGEALIRYVSENATVSVVKHDKGLCHTYIDKDADQENAVKIAINAKVQRPGVCNAMETLLVDKAVAAEVLPKLKKEFDAAGTDLRGCGATQEIINVANATDEDYDTEYLANILSIKVVDGVEEAIEHIVRFGSGHSEAIITENITTAEEFLNNIDAAALYVNASTRFTDGGAFGFGAEVGISTNKLHARGPMGIEGLTTYKFKIYGSGQTR; encoded by the coding sequence ATGGAACAATTTTTAAAAAATGCAAAAAACGGCAGTAGAGTTTTAAATACATTAAGTGGAAAAGAAAAAAATAGAATTTTAAGAGAGATGGCTGAGGCTTTAAGAGCAAATACTATGAGTCTGATCGAAGCTAATGCTATAGATATGGCAAACGGTAAAGAGAATGACCTTAGTTCTGCACTTATGGATCGTCTTTTTTTAGATGAGAAAAGAATTGATGCTATGGCGATTGCAGTTGAAGAGATCGCAGCACTAAAAGAGCCGACTGGAAGAGTGCTTGAAGGTTGGGTAACTGAAGACGGTTTGAAGATCGAGAAAGTATCTATCCCTATCGGTGTAATAGGGATCATCTATGAGTCTCGTCCAAACGTTACAAGTGACACGGCAGCACTTTGTTTTAAAAGCTCAAACGTATGTGTGCTAAAAGGTGGTAAAGAGGCTGAAAACTCTAATCAGGCGATCGCAAAAGTACTGCAAGCGGTATTAGAGAAAAACAACTTGCCAAAAGAGCTTATTTCACTTTTACCGGACAGTTCACGTGAGGGTGTAGCTAAACTTATTAAGATGGATAAATATGTTGACCTTATCATTCCTCGTGGTGGTGAAGCGCTTATTCGTTATGTAAGTGAAAATGCTACGGTAAGTGTAGTAAAGCACGATAAGGGTTTATGTCATACATATATTGACAAAGATGCAGATCAAGAAAATGCGGTAAAAATTGCGATCAATGCAAAAGTACAACGTCCGGGTGTTTGTAATGCTATGGAGACATTACTTGTAGATAAAGCAGTAGCTGCAGAAGTTTTACCAAAACTCAAAAAGGAGTTTGATGCAGCAGGAACTGATCTACGAGGTTGTGGAGCTACACAAGAGATAATCAACGTTGCAAATGCAACAGATGAAGATTATGATACTGAGTATCTGGCAAATATCTTAAGCATTAAAGTTGTTGACGGTGTAGAGGAAGCGATTGAACATATTGTAAGATTTGGTTCTGGACACTCTGAAGCTATTATTACCGAAAACATTACAACTGCAGAGGAGTTTTTAAATAACATTGATGCAGCGGCACTCTATGTAAATGCAAGTACACGTTTTACTGATGGCGGGGCATTTGGTTTTGGAGCGGAAGTTGGGATCTCAACAAATAAACTTCATGCCAGAGGACCTATGGGAATCGAAGGTTTGACAACGTATAAATTTAAAATATACGGAAGTGGTCAAACAAGATAA
- a CDS encoding response regulator, with protein sequence MLEELLNNIELVAIAVVLLLIVAFVVYKISSKKSSEELIEDDLEEVKEDEIGEKALLEDEYDEQQETVQEERVTPEEPTEEKQTDLMDLEPQGMGSEEGDFGVIEEETVTEEEVPQTKTIQKREVPPHGKITKDSFQEFSGQRILLAEDNLINQKVILGLLADSGIEVIVANDGQEALSILQNDSNFIIILMDAHMPNIDGFEATRRIRATPEYDHIVVVALSGDTASDDIRKMTEAGMSEHLEKPLKMDALYDILYAYSGNQEEQSSDDEDMVNVVTTRELDGERGLEICGGDETFYHEILSEFLETYSDSDQTLISLLENNELKKADKLLLDIIGVSANIGAVKLHNVATYIKDSIADDEEKSYLTLLQQYQHHLNILLEDIKEYQK encoded by the coding sequence ATGTTAGAAGAGTTACTAAATAATATTGAACTGGTTGCTATTGCCGTTGTCCTTCTACTTATCGTCGCATTTGTAGTTTATAAAATAAGTTCTAAAAAATCATCAGAAGAGTTAATCGAAGATGATTTAGAAGAAGTAAAAGAAGATGAGATAGGTGAAAAAGCTCTTTTAGAAGATGAATATGACGAGCAGCAAGAAACAGTTCAAGAAGAGAGAGTAACTCCCGAAGAACCAACAGAAGAAAAACAAACAGATTTAATGGATCTAGAGCCTCAAGGTATGGGTTCTGAAGAGGGTGACTTCGGTGTTATTGAAGAGGAAACTGTAACAGAAGAAGAAGTTCCTCAAACAAAAACCATCCAAAAAAGAGAAGTACCGCCACACGGCAAGATTACAAAAGATAGCTTCCAAGAGTTCTCAGGTCAAAGAATATTATTGGCTGAAGATAACCTCATCAACCAAAAAGTTATACTTGGTCTTTTAGCAGACAGCGGTATAGAAGTGATTGTTGCAAATGACGGACAAGAAGCATTAAGCATTTTACAAAATGACAGCAACTTTATTATTATCCTTATGGATGCACATATGCCAAATATTGACGGCTTTGAAGCTACACGCCGTATACGTGCAACACCTGAATACGATCATATCGTAGTTGTGGCACTAAGCGGTGATACTGCATCTGACGATATTAGAAAGATGACAGAAGCAGGTATGTCTGAACACCTTGAAAAACCTCTTAAAATGGATGCTCTGTATGATATTTTATATGCATACTCAGGGAATCAAGAGGAACAATCATCAGATGATGAAGATATGGTTAATGTTGTCACAACAAGAGAACTTGACGGTGAAAGAGGTTTAGAAATTTGTGGCGGTGATGAAACTTTTTACCATGAAATTTTAAGTGAGTTCTTAGAGACATACAGTGATTCAGATCAAACATTAATTAGTCTGTTGGAAAACAATGAGCTAAAAAAAGCAGATAAATTACTTTTAGATATTATTGGTGTATCAGCAAATATCGGCGCTGTAAAACTACATAATGTTGCTACATATATTAAAGATTCTATCGCAGATGATGAGGAGAAAAGCTACCTCACACTATTGCAGCAGTACCAACACCACCTAAACATCTTACTTGAAGATATAAAAGAGTATCAAAAATAG